From Halichoerus grypus chromosome 6, mHalGry1.hap1.1, whole genome shotgun sequence, one genomic window encodes:
- the NCKAP1L gene encoding nck-associated protein 1-like isoform X1: MSLTSAYQHKLAEKLTILNDRGQGVLIRMYNIKKTCSDPKSKPPFLLEKSMESSLKYINKKFPNIDVRNSTQHLGPVHREKSEIIRFLTNYYQSFVDVMEFRDHVYELLNTIDACQCHFDINLNFDFTRSYLDLIVTYTSVILLLSRIEDRRILIGMYNCAHEMLHGHGDPSFARLGQMVLEYDHPLKKLTEEFGPHTKAVSEALLSLHFLFVRRNQGAEQWRSAQLLSLISSPPAMINPANSDTMACEYLSVEVMERWIIIGFLLCNGCLNSNSQCQKLWKLCLQGSLYITLIREDVLQVHKVTEDLLSSWKGYGKRVADIKESKEYVIANSGQFHCQRRQFLRMAVKELESVLTDEPGLLGPKALYVFMALSFIRDEVTWLVRHTENVTKTKTPEDYADSSIAELLFLLEEIRALVRRHIKVIQQYHLQYLARFDALVLSDIIQNLSVCPEEESIIMSSFVSTLSSLNLKQVESGEKFEFSGLRLDWFRLQAYTSVAKAPLHLHENPDLAKVMNLIVFHSRMLDSVENILVETSDLSTFCFHLRTFEKMFAMTLEEPSMLRYAIAFPLICAHFVHCTHEMCPEEYPHLKNHSLHHCNSFLEELAKQTSNCVLEICAEQRNLSEQLLPKHCATTISKAKNKKTMKQKQTPRKGEPERDKPGAESHRKNRSIVTNMDKLHLNLTELALTMNHVHSFSVFEHTIFPSEYLSSHLEARLNRAIVWLAGYNATTQEIARPSELLAGVKAYISFIQSLAQFVGADVSRVIRNALLQQTQPLDSCGEQTITTLYTNWYLESLLRQASSGTIILSPAMQAFISLPREGEQNFSAEEFSDISEMRALAELLGPYGMKFLSENLMWHVTSQIVELKKLVVENMDVLVQIRSNFSKADLMASLLPQLIGADNVLKRMTIIGVILTFRAMAQEGLREVFSSHCPFLMGPIECLKEFVTPDTDIKVTLSVFELASAAGVGCDIDPALVAAIANLKADTSSPEEEYKVACLLLIFLAVSLPLLATDPSSCYSIEKDGYNNNIHCLTKAIIQVSAALFTLYNKNIETHLKEFLVVASVSLLQLGQETDKLKTRNRESISLLMRLVVEESSFLTLDMLESCFPYVLLRNAYREVSRAFHLNRVAASTH, from the exons ATGTCTTTGACCTCTGCCTACCAGCATAAATTAGCCGAGAAGCTCACTATCCTGAATGATCGAGGTCAGGGGGTTCTCATCCGCATGTATAACATCAAGAAG ACTTGTTCAGACCCCAAATCCAAACCACCTTTCTTACTGGAAAAGTCCATGGAATCTTCTCTCAAGTACATCAACAAGAAATTTCCCAACATAGATGTCCGAAACAGCACG CAACATTTAGGACCAGTACATCGGGAAAAATCTGAGATAATTAGATTTCTCACCAACTACTACCAGTCATTTGTGGATGTCATGGAATTTCGG GATCATGTATATGAACTTCTCAACACCATTGATGCCTGCCAGTGCCATTTTGATATT AATCTCAACTTTGACTTCACTCGGAGTTACCTGGACTTGATTGTGACTTACACCTCAGTTATTTTACTTCTGTCACGGATTGAGGACCGCCGAATCCTCATCGGCATGTACAACTGTGCCCATGAGATGCTGCATGGGCATGG TGACCCCAGTTTTGCCCGTCTGGGGCAGATGGTCTTAGAGTATGACCACCCTCTGAAGAAGCTGACAGAGGAGTTTGGGCCTCACACAAAG GCTGTGAGTGAAGCCCTCCtctctttgcatttccttttcGTCAGGAGGAACCAGGGGGCTGAGCAGTGGCGCAGTGCCCAGCTGCTGAGTCTCATCAGCAGCCCCCCAGCCATGATCAACCCTGCTAATTCAGACACA ATGGCCTGTGAGTACCTGTCTGTGGAAGTGATGGAGCGCTGGATTATCA TTGGGTTTCTTCTTTGTAACGGCTGCCTCAACTCCAACAGCCAGTGCCAGAAGCTGTGGAAGCTGTGTCTGCAGGGCTCCCTGTACATCACCCTCATCCGGGAGGACGTGCTCCAGGTGCACAAGGTCACCGAGGACTTACTTAGCAGCTGGAAAGG GTATGGCAAGAGAGTGGCAGACATAAAGGAAAGCAAGGAATATGTAATTGCGAACAG TGGCCAGTTTCACTGTCAGCGGCGCCAATTTCTGCGGATGGCAGTGAAGGAGCTGGAGAGCGTGTTAACTGACGAGCCAGGACTACTGGGTCCCAAg GCCCTTTATGTTTTCATGGCCCTGTCCTTCATTCGTGATGAGGTCACCTGGCTGGTTCGCCACACAGAAAACGTCACCAAGACAAAGACCCCTGAGGACTATGCTGACTC GAGCATTGCAGAACTGCTTTTCTTGTTGGAGGAGATTAGGGCTCTGGTCCGAAGACACATCAAAGTGATACAGCAATACCACCTTCAATACCTGGCTAGATTTGATGCTCTTGTACTCAGTGACATCATTCAA AACCTGTCTGTGTGTCCTGAGGAGGAGTCCATTATAATGTCCTCATTCGTCAGTACTCTCTCCTCCCTGAATCTCAAACAAG TTGAGAGTGGAGAGAAATTTGAATTCTCTGGTTTGAGGCTGGACTGGTTCCGTCTACAG GCATATACCAGTGTGGCTAAGGCTCCCTTGCACCTGCATGAGAACCCTGACTTAGCCAAGGTGATGAATCTCATTGTCTTTCACTCCCGAATGCTGGACTCAGTAGAGAATATACTGGTGGAAACTTCTGACTTGTCTACTTTCTG CTTCCATCTCCGCACCTTCGAGAAGATGTTTGCTATGACCCTGGAGGAACCTTCCATGTTGCGCTATGCCATCGCTTTCCCCCTGATTTGTGCTCATTTTGTCCACTGCACTCATGAGATGTGCCCAGAGGAG TACCCCCACCTGAAGAACCACAGCCTTCATCACTGCAACTCCTTCCTGGAAGAGTTGGCCAAGCAGACCAGCAATTGTGTCCTGGAGATCTGTGCTGAACAACGAAACCTGAGCGAGCAG CTTCTACCTAAGCACTGTGCCACTACCATCAGCAAGGCCAAGAATAAGAAAACCATGAagcagaagcagacccccagAAAGGGAGAGCCCGAGAGGGACAAGCCAGGAGCTGAGAGTCACCGGAAGAACCGCAGCATTGTCACCAA CATGGACAAGCTACACTTAAACTTGACAGAATTGGCACTGACAATGAATCACGTACACAGCTTCTCTGTGTTTGAACACACCATCTTCCCTTCTGAGTATCTCAGCAGCCATCTGGAGGCCCGACTCAACAG AGCCATTGTGTGGCTGGCTGGCTACAACGCCACGACCCAGGAGATTGCAAGGCCTTCTGAGCTGTTGGCAGGAGTCAAAGCGTATATCAGTTTCATACAGTCACTGGCCCAGTTTGTGGGTGCAGATGTTTCTAGAGTCATCCGCAATGCCCTCCTCCAGCAGACACAGCCACTGGATTCGTGTGGAGAACAGACGATCACCACTCTCTACACAAATTG GTACCTAGAAAGTCTGCTTAGACAGGCGAGCAGTGGGACCATCATCCTCTCCCCAGCCATGCAGGCCTTCATCAGCCTTCCCAGAGAGGGGGAGCAGAACTTCAGTGCAGAGGAGTTCTCTGACATCTCTG AGATGCGGGCCTTGGCTGAACTCTTGGGCCCTTATGGCATGAAGTTCCTGAGTGAGAACCTGATGTGGCACGTGACCTCTCAGATTGTGGAGCTGAAG AAGCTGGTGGTGGAGAATATGGATGTACTTGTTCAGATCAGATCCAACTTTAGCAAGGCAGATTTGATGGCTTCTCTGCTGCCCCAGCTGATAG GGGCTGATAATGTGCTGAAGCGCATGACCATCATTGGAGTTATCCTCACTTTTAGGGCCATGGCCCAAGAGGGACTTCGGGAG gtGTTCTCCTCTCACTGCCCATTTCTTATGGGTCCCATTGAGTGCCTGAAGGAGTTTGTCACTCCAGACACAGACATCAAG GTGACCCTGAGTGTCTTTGAGCTGGCCTCTGCTGCAGGAGTGGGCTGTGACATTGACCCAGCCCTGGTGGCTGCCATTGCCAATCTGAAAGCTG ATACTTCATCCCCTGAGGAAGAATATAAGGTGGCCTGCCTGCTCTTGATCTTTCTTGCGGTTTCCCTCCCACTCCTTGCCACTGACCCCTCTTCCTGCTATAGTATTGAGAAGGATG GTTACAACAACAATATTCATTGCTTGACCAAAGCCATCATCCAGGTGTCTGCTGCCCTCTTCACACTCTACAACAAGAACATTGAAACTCACCTTAAGGAATTTCTGGTG GTGGCCTCTGTCAGCCTCTTGCAGCTGGGCCAGGAGACTGACAAGCTTAAAACCAGAAATCGGGAATCCATTTCTCTGCTCATGCGCTTG GTGGTGGAGGAGTCCTCCTTCCTGACCCTGGACATGTTGGAGTCCTGTTTCCCTTATGTCCTGCTTCGAAATGCCTACCGGGAGGTATCCCGGGCCTTCCACCTGAACCGAGTGGCAGCCAGTACCCACTGA
- the NCKAP1L gene encoding nck-associated protein 1-like isoform X2 gives MSLTSAYQHKLAEKLTILNDRGQGVLIRMYNIKKTCSDPKSKPPFLLEKSMESSLKYINKKFPNIDVRNSTQHLGPVHREKSEIIRFLTNYYQSFVDVMEFRDHVYELLNTIDACQCHFDINLNFDFTRSYLDLIVTYTSVILLLSRIEDRRILIGMYNCAHEMLHGHGDPSFARLGQMVLEYDHPLKKLTEEFGPHTKAVSEALLSLHFLFVRRNQGAEQWRSAQLLSLISSPPAMINPANSDTMACEYLSVEVMERWIIIGFLLCNGCLNSNSQCQKLWKLCLQGSLYITLIREDVLQVHKVTEDLLSSWKGYGKRVADIKESKEYVIANSGQFHCQRRQFLRMAVKELESVLTDEPGLLGPKALYVFMALSFIRDEVTWLVRHTENVTKTKTPEDYADSSIAELLFLLEEIRALVRRHIKVIQQYHLQYLARFDALVLSDIIQNLSVCPEEESIIMSSFVSTLSSLNLKQVESGEKFEFSGLRLDWFRLQAYTSVAKAPLHLHENPDLAKVMNLIVFHSRMLDSVENILVETSDLSTFCFHLRTFEKMFAMTLEEPSMLRYAIAFPLICAHFVHCTHEMCPEEYPHLKNHSLHHCNSFLEELAKQTSNCVLEICAEQRNLSEQLLPKHCATTISKAKNKKTMKQKQTPRKGEPERDKPGAESHRKNRSIVTNMDKLHLNLTELALTMNHVHSFSVFEHTIFPSEYLSSHLEARLNRAIVWLAGYNATTQEIARPSELLAGVKAYISFIQSLAQFVGADVSRVIRNALLQQTQPLDSCGEQTITTLYTNWYLESLLRQASSGTIILSPAMQAFISLPREGEQNFSAEEFSDISEMRALAELLGPYGMKFLSENLMWHVTSQIVELKKLVVENMDVLVQIRSNFSKADLMASLLPQLIGADNVLKRMTIIGVILTFRAMAQEGLREVFSSHCPFLMGPIECLKEFVTPDTDIKVASVSLLQLGQETDKLKTRNRESISLLMRLVVEESSFLTLDMLESCFPYVLLRNAYREVSRAFHLNRVAASTH, from the exons ATGTCTTTGACCTCTGCCTACCAGCATAAATTAGCCGAGAAGCTCACTATCCTGAATGATCGAGGTCAGGGGGTTCTCATCCGCATGTATAACATCAAGAAG ACTTGTTCAGACCCCAAATCCAAACCACCTTTCTTACTGGAAAAGTCCATGGAATCTTCTCTCAAGTACATCAACAAGAAATTTCCCAACATAGATGTCCGAAACAGCACG CAACATTTAGGACCAGTACATCGGGAAAAATCTGAGATAATTAGATTTCTCACCAACTACTACCAGTCATTTGTGGATGTCATGGAATTTCGG GATCATGTATATGAACTTCTCAACACCATTGATGCCTGCCAGTGCCATTTTGATATT AATCTCAACTTTGACTTCACTCGGAGTTACCTGGACTTGATTGTGACTTACACCTCAGTTATTTTACTTCTGTCACGGATTGAGGACCGCCGAATCCTCATCGGCATGTACAACTGTGCCCATGAGATGCTGCATGGGCATGG TGACCCCAGTTTTGCCCGTCTGGGGCAGATGGTCTTAGAGTATGACCACCCTCTGAAGAAGCTGACAGAGGAGTTTGGGCCTCACACAAAG GCTGTGAGTGAAGCCCTCCtctctttgcatttccttttcGTCAGGAGGAACCAGGGGGCTGAGCAGTGGCGCAGTGCCCAGCTGCTGAGTCTCATCAGCAGCCCCCCAGCCATGATCAACCCTGCTAATTCAGACACA ATGGCCTGTGAGTACCTGTCTGTGGAAGTGATGGAGCGCTGGATTATCA TTGGGTTTCTTCTTTGTAACGGCTGCCTCAACTCCAACAGCCAGTGCCAGAAGCTGTGGAAGCTGTGTCTGCAGGGCTCCCTGTACATCACCCTCATCCGGGAGGACGTGCTCCAGGTGCACAAGGTCACCGAGGACTTACTTAGCAGCTGGAAAGG GTATGGCAAGAGAGTGGCAGACATAAAGGAAAGCAAGGAATATGTAATTGCGAACAG TGGCCAGTTTCACTGTCAGCGGCGCCAATTTCTGCGGATGGCAGTGAAGGAGCTGGAGAGCGTGTTAACTGACGAGCCAGGACTACTGGGTCCCAAg GCCCTTTATGTTTTCATGGCCCTGTCCTTCATTCGTGATGAGGTCACCTGGCTGGTTCGCCACACAGAAAACGTCACCAAGACAAAGACCCCTGAGGACTATGCTGACTC GAGCATTGCAGAACTGCTTTTCTTGTTGGAGGAGATTAGGGCTCTGGTCCGAAGACACATCAAAGTGATACAGCAATACCACCTTCAATACCTGGCTAGATTTGATGCTCTTGTACTCAGTGACATCATTCAA AACCTGTCTGTGTGTCCTGAGGAGGAGTCCATTATAATGTCCTCATTCGTCAGTACTCTCTCCTCCCTGAATCTCAAACAAG TTGAGAGTGGAGAGAAATTTGAATTCTCTGGTTTGAGGCTGGACTGGTTCCGTCTACAG GCATATACCAGTGTGGCTAAGGCTCCCTTGCACCTGCATGAGAACCCTGACTTAGCCAAGGTGATGAATCTCATTGTCTTTCACTCCCGAATGCTGGACTCAGTAGAGAATATACTGGTGGAAACTTCTGACTTGTCTACTTTCTG CTTCCATCTCCGCACCTTCGAGAAGATGTTTGCTATGACCCTGGAGGAACCTTCCATGTTGCGCTATGCCATCGCTTTCCCCCTGATTTGTGCTCATTTTGTCCACTGCACTCATGAGATGTGCCCAGAGGAG TACCCCCACCTGAAGAACCACAGCCTTCATCACTGCAACTCCTTCCTGGAAGAGTTGGCCAAGCAGACCAGCAATTGTGTCCTGGAGATCTGTGCTGAACAACGAAACCTGAGCGAGCAG CTTCTACCTAAGCACTGTGCCACTACCATCAGCAAGGCCAAGAATAAGAAAACCATGAagcagaagcagacccccagAAAGGGAGAGCCCGAGAGGGACAAGCCAGGAGCTGAGAGTCACCGGAAGAACCGCAGCATTGTCACCAA CATGGACAAGCTACACTTAAACTTGACAGAATTGGCACTGACAATGAATCACGTACACAGCTTCTCTGTGTTTGAACACACCATCTTCCCTTCTGAGTATCTCAGCAGCCATCTGGAGGCCCGACTCAACAG AGCCATTGTGTGGCTGGCTGGCTACAACGCCACGACCCAGGAGATTGCAAGGCCTTCTGAGCTGTTGGCAGGAGTCAAAGCGTATATCAGTTTCATACAGTCACTGGCCCAGTTTGTGGGTGCAGATGTTTCTAGAGTCATCCGCAATGCCCTCCTCCAGCAGACACAGCCACTGGATTCGTGTGGAGAACAGACGATCACCACTCTCTACACAAATTG GTACCTAGAAAGTCTGCTTAGACAGGCGAGCAGTGGGACCATCATCCTCTCCCCAGCCATGCAGGCCTTCATCAGCCTTCCCAGAGAGGGGGAGCAGAACTTCAGTGCAGAGGAGTTCTCTGACATCTCTG AGATGCGGGCCTTGGCTGAACTCTTGGGCCCTTATGGCATGAAGTTCCTGAGTGAGAACCTGATGTGGCACGTGACCTCTCAGATTGTGGAGCTGAAG AAGCTGGTGGTGGAGAATATGGATGTACTTGTTCAGATCAGATCCAACTTTAGCAAGGCAGATTTGATGGCTTCTCTGCTGCCCCAGCTGATAG GGGCTGATAATGTGCTGAAGCGCATGACCATCATTGGAGTTATCCTCACTTTTAGGGCCATGGCCCAAGAGGGACTTCGGGAG gtGTTCTCCTCTCACTGCCCATTTCTTATGGGTCCCATTGAGTGCCTGAAGGAGTTTGTCACTCCAGACACAGACATCAAG GTGGCCTCTGTCAGCCTCTTGCAGCTGGGCCAGGAGACTGACAAGCTTAAAACCAGAAATCGGGAATCCATTTCTCTGCTCATGCGCTTG GTGGTGGAGGAGTCCTCCTTCCTGACCCTGGACATGTTGGAGTCCTGTTTCCCTTATGTCCTGCTTCGAAATGCCTACCGGGAGGTATCCCGGGCCTTCCACCTGAACCGAGTGGCAGCCAGTACCCACTGA